One Nicotiana tomentosiformis chromosome 4, ASM39032v3, whole genome shotgun sequence genomic window carries:
- the LOC104109463 gene encoding nudix hydrolase 18, mitochondrial-like produces the protein MVVMVSRTGRHLQRYNKGRRQVVGCIPYRYKDIIDLSMADEDAFEVLLISPQRKGKGLLFPKGGWEKDETIEDAARRETIEEAGVCGDVEGKLGIWYFENKNGDTAYEGHMFPLFVTEELDTWPEKDIRKRLWMSVREARKLCQHGWMKEALELLVSRLTSQSRRTKVDLFSRINRSSSGHGSVLHLGCRAQVLTPPPPSPAEEA, from the exons ATGGTGGTTATGGTTTCACGTACTGGCCGGCATTTGCAGCGTTATAACAAAGGTCGTCGCCAAGTTGTTGG ATGTATACCGTACAGATATAAAGATATTATTGACCTATCTATGGCAGACGAAGATGCATTTGAAGTTCTTCTCATAAGTCCTCAGAGAAAAGGAAAAGGATTGTTGTTTCCAAAG GGAGGTTGGGAAAAGGATGAAACAATTGAAGATGCAGCAAGACGCGAGACAATAGAGGAAGCTGGTGTTTGCGGCGATGTTGAG GGAAAATTAGGAATTTGGTACTTTGAGAACAAAAACGGCGATACGGCCTATGAAGGGCACATGTTTCCTTTATTTGTAACTGAGGAGCTAGATACTTGGCCTGAGAAAGACATCCGCAAAAGATTATGG ATGAGCGTGCGAGAAGCAAGAAAGCTCTGCCAACATGGGTGGATGAAAGAAGCATTAGAGTTGTTAGTTAGTCGACTCACGTCACAAAGTAGGCGGACTAAAGTCGATTTATTTTCAAGAATCAATCGTAGCTCCAGTGGCCATGGAAGTGTTTTGCATTTGGGATGCAGGGCTCAAGTACTTACTCCACCACCACCAAGTCCTGCGGAAGAGGCCTAG
- the LOC104109462 gene encoding uncharacterized protein translates to MALEWVVLGYAAGAEAIMLLLLTIPGLDPLRKGLITVTRNLLKPFLSIVPFCLFLLMDIYWKYETRPSCESHESCSPSEHLRHQKSIMKSQRNALLIACAIVFYWLLYSVTGLVVKVEQLNKRVEKLKAQD, encoded by the coding sequence ATGGCGTTGGAATGGGTTGTTCTCGGCTACGCCGCGGGTGCAGAAGCAATCATGCTCCTTCTCCTAACAATTCCGGGTCTTGACCCGCTCCGTAAAGGCCTCATCACCGTGACCCGTAATCTCCTCAAACCTTTCCTCTCGATCGTACCTTTTTGCTTGTTCTTATTAATGGATATCTACTGGAAGTACGAGACCCGACCCAGTTGCGAATCACACGAATCTTGTTCCCCATCTGAACACCTACGTCATCAGAAATCAATCATGAAGTCTCAGCGCAACGCGCTCCTCATCGCGTGTGCGATCGTTTTCTACTGGCTTTTGTACTCTGTTACTGGCCTTGTTGTTAAAGTTGAGCAGTTGAATAAGCGCGTGGAGAAGTTGAAGGCTCAGGATTAG
- the LOC104109461 gene encoding 15.7 kDa heat shock protein, peroxisomal gives MALFGDPFRQFLLSPTIYRSSSGSAALLDWFESPNSHIFKINVPGYNKKDIKVQVEDGNVLVVKAEGGGKKDEFHGKEEIVWHVAERGGGKGDFSREIELPEDVKVDQIKAQVKNGVLTIVVPKDANPKPSKVRNINITSKL, from the exons ATGGCGCTTTTTGGTGATCCTTTCAGACAATTCTTATTGAGTCCCACAATTTACCGCAGCTCTTCTGGTTCTGCTGCTCTTCTGGATTGGTTTGAATCCCCTAATTCTCATATCTTCAAAATCAATGTCCCAG GGTATAACAAGAAGGACATAAAGGTGCAAGTCGAAGATGGGAATGTACTAGTAGTGAAGGCGGAGGGTGGCGGCAAAAAGGACGAATTCCACGGAAAAGAGGAGATAGTGTGGCATGTGGCGGAGAGAGGCGGAGGAAAGGGAGATTTCTCTAGGGAAATTGAGCTGCCAGAAGATGTGAAGGTggatcaaatcaaagctcaagtTAAGAATGGTGTTCTCACCATTGTTGTACCAAAAGATGCTAATCCAAAACCATCTAAAGTTAGGAACATAAATATTACCAGCAAGTTGTAA